From Ignavibacteriales bacterium:
CTCCATCAAGTCTTTCTGCTTGCGTGGTACGTATCGTCGAAAATTGCCCGGCTGCGGATACGAGCTTCAGACTGTCGTTGAGAGTCGCGATGACACGCCAATAGTGAGTCTTGTCCAGGCTCAGCGGACCAATCGGAGTTGTCACGGAACTCAGGGTGTTCACGGTCAGCAGGACTGGAGTGAAATTCGCATAGTACGAGACCTGCACCTGATACGACACAGCGTTCGGTACTCCTGTCCACGTGAGTGCGGGAGTCAGTGATACGTTTTTTGCTCCGTTCGACGGTACGACAAGATTCGATGGGAAGAGCATCGGACCGCCCCCGTCATTCGTCTTATACAGTCCACTCCCCACCGCCCAGACTTTCGCCGTATCAAGGCAATGAAGGGCATAGAACGAGCCTGTCGACCCAGTGCGCTGCAAGCCCCATGTTGTGCCACCATCGGTAGTCTTCATGACAGTTCCATTCCATCCAACTGCCCATCCCCGGGACGCGTCAATGAAGCGAATTCCCGTAAGCCAGTTCAGCGTCGGAGGAGATTGACTCACCCATGACGCTCCCCCGTCCGTGGTCTTCAACATCCTTGCATCTGCGCCGACAGTCCACCCAAGTTGTGAGTTGAGGAAGAAGACATCCATGAGATATGCAAATGCATCTATTGCCTGTGAGATCCATGTAGCACCGCCATCCGTCGTCTTGAAAACAACACTAGCGCCAACAACGTACGCCCTCTGAGGATCGATCGCATCCACTCCATTAAGGTAGGTGGTTGTTGGCACGGTTTGAGAATTCCAGGATGACCCACCGTCCGTCGTCTTGAGCACGAGACCGTCCTGTGTCACAGCCCATCCGGTTTGAGTATCGACAAAATCTATGTCTTTTATGTCTTGCGCAGTCCCACTTGTTTGTGGCATCCATTGAGTCCCCCCGTTGGAAGTTTTGACGATTACCCCCTTGGACCCTGCTGCCCAGCCAACGGACGAGTTAACGAAGCATATAGAATAAAGCACCGAGGACGTGCCCGACGTTTGCGTCGTCCACGAGCTTCCGCCGTCTGTCGTCTTCAGTATGTCCCCGCTGTAGGTACTCATCCAGCCAAGAGATTGATCGACGAACGTGACTGACATGGACAAGCCGTAGGTCCCCGATGTCTTGACCCACCCTGTCGCACTGGTGACAAAGCTCCACGCACCGGCCCATTTGCAGGTCCCGGTGCTGTCTGTTGCGTTCACGCGCCAATAGTAGGTGGTATTGGCGATCAGACCTGTCGCCGGGCAAACCGTATCTGCCACGCTCTTATCGAAAAGCAGGGCTGAAAAATCAGCCGTGCTTGATAGTTGCACTCGATAGGAAGCTGCGCCAACCGATCGATTCCATCGTAACGTACTGTTCAGCGGCACACTCACCGATTGGTTGGGAGGAGCAGCCAACGAAGGCATGGGGGGACCCACTATAATGGTTGTGAATTTCCAGGTCGTGGAGTAAGCACTAGACATTCCTCCGACAGAGGCACGTACATGCCAGAAGTATTCCGTGCTGGCACTGAGGCCATTGGCGAGGTATGAAGTGTCACTCACCGTTTGATCGATGAATGTGGATGCGAAACTTTGAAGGGTTGAAATCTGCATCCGGTAGGAAGTTGCATCCTCGACCCTGTTCCAATACAATGTAACATTGCTCGGCGTGCCTGTGGAGTTGTTTACCGGACCGCAGAGAAGTGGAGCCGAAGGCGTCAGAGACTTTGTCTTGAAACTCCAGACTTCCGACCAGTTGCTGATACCGTCGTTATCGTACGCGGCCACACGCCAATAGTACTGCGTTTCAGTTGACAAGCTGGCGAGAGTAAAAGAAGCGGACAGAATCCCCGAAGAGTCGATCCATGTGAAGCCTTCGTACCAACTATACCTGCACACCTGAACTCGATAGGACGTGGCATTGCTCACTGCCGCCCAGCTCAGAGTTGGATTCAAACCTACAGAGGTTGCTTGATTCGCTGGTGCAAGGATCAGTGGTGTAGAAGATCCAACTCCCGGCGATTTCGTTGCCTTGAGGATGGTCGAAGATCCGACGGCCCATCCAGTTGAATCATTGACAAAGCACAAACCGTAGAGATAATTGGTCGTACCTGATGTTCTTGTTTGCCACGTTGCTCCACCGTCCGCGGTATACACCATTGCCCCGCTGGTCCCCACAGCCCAACCTCTGAGTGAATCCAGGAACCAGAGTCCTTTGAGGTCGGCGTTGGTCCCCGCCTCACTCCACAGCCAACTCACCCCTCCATTCGTCGTGCGATAGAAACCCCGTTGTGCGAGCACCCAGCCTTTCTGAGGACTGGTAAAAAACATATCCGCTGTGTACGATACGGTCGTGTTCTTGACCCACGTGGCGCCTCCGTCAGAGCTTTTGTACACTCCATTCCTGTCGACAGCCCAGACGGTTGAACCATCGAGTGAAAAAACTGAATAGACATATTCGGAACTTCCCGTGCTGGATGCGAGCCACGTCGAACCCCCGTCCGTCGTTCTGAGCACAACACCACCACCTGCAGCGATCCACCCCTTTGAGGGATTCAGGAACCGGACGCGATTGAGAGTTTGTGTCACTCCGGTCGCTTGACTGATCCATGTGCTGCCTCCGTCCCGAGTGACGAACAATTTGCCGGACTCACCAGCAGCCCAACCCGTCAAACTGTCGGCGAAGAATACTGAATTCAGGTAGACACTTCCTGCTCCATTCTGCACATTCCAATTCTTCCCTCCGTTGGACGTCTTCAGGATCACACCGCTGTTTCCGACAACCCACCCTGTCGATGGTGTGACAAAGTGAACACCCATGAGGTATGCATAACTACTGACAGATTGATTTCGCCACGTGATGCCCAGCGTTTCGAATCGTTGGACCTTGCTCCAGAAACTTGTCCCGCCGCTGTATTCTGCACGAACCCGCCAGTAGTAGGTGGCTGTAGGTTCCAGATTTGCCACAACGTACGCCGTGTCCGCAATGCCGCTCTTGTCAACAACGGCTGAGGAAAAGCTAATTGAATTTGAGATCTGCAGTCGATATGTCGAAGCACCGACTGACCGGTTCCACTGAAAGCTTGTGCCGGACAGGACCCCCAAAGCGTTCGGTGCCGGTGTCACCGGCTTGGGAGTGAACATCGCCGCCCCTCCTCCGTTATTTGTCTTCAGCACTGCACCATACGCGGCAATCCATGCAACAGACTCACTCACAGGATGGATACCGTAGAAGGACGAAGAAGAGGTGGCATTTGTGGATTGCAGACCCCAAGACTTCCCGCCGTCAGTCGTTTTCAAGATCGTCCCTTCGTAACCGACTGCCCACCCTGTGCTCGTGTTTGCGAATCCCACAGAAACGAGCGTGGTAGTCGCCCCGCTTACCGCTGAGACCCAGGTATCTCCAGCATTGGTTGTCCGGAGGATGGTGCCACTGTCGCCAACGGCATATCCAGTCGAGGCATCGAGGAATCGGAGAGCATTAAGCTTACGCGAACTTGGAATAACTTGCTCCGACCAAACCCGCCCACCATCAAGAGTCTTCACAATGACTCCCTCATAGGGGTATGCCCCTTTGTAGCCTGCCATCCAACCGCTGTTCTTGTCAACAAACGATACTGCACCGAAATACTGACCTGAGCTCGTCCAGGTTTTCGTCCAAGATTCTCCCCCATCATCTGTCCTGAATACATTCGTTGAGCCGACAGCCCAACCGGTTTGTTTGTCTACAAACGACGCAGCTTGCAGATAGTCGGTTGTTCCGCTGTTCTTTAGTATCCACGTCGTCCCCCCATCTGTCGTCCTTAGGATTGTACCATTCGTGCCAACCGCCCAACCATCGAGGCTACCGATAGCACACAGGCTGTAGAGCCAGGTTGAATTCCCCCCCGAAAGGCTCTGCCAGCTCGCTCCACCGTCGGTCGTTTTCAGAATCGTTCCACCTTCCCCGACCGCTATGCCAAGCTGAGGAGAAGAAAGTGCGACAGAGATAAGATTCTTGCTCGTCCCGCTGGCGACGGACGTCCACGACGTACCACCGTCTGTTGTTCTCAGAATAGTACCAGATGGCCCAATGGCGATCCCCTTTTGATTATCGAAGAAACATACCGAACTAAGCCGCACAGTTGTACCACTTGTTTGTGTGTTCCACGTCGTCCCCCCGTCCGCCGTCTTCAGTATCGCTCCGCCTTCCCCCACGATCCATCCCGTGTTCGCATCAACAAAATGTACTCCGTCTAACCAGTTCGTCGTGGGAAGAACGCCTACCCCCCATGTCTGGCCTCCGTCGGTGGTCTTCCAGACAGAGCTGCGTTTCCCCTGGATGTTCGTCGAAATTCCGTAGAAGATATCATCCGTGATTGAGATATAAGAAGCCGTGATCCCTACCGCCCATCCCAGGAGGCTGTTGGCAAATGAGACCTCCTTGACCCAGGAAGTTCCGAGGCTGATATTGCTCCAGGTCGAGCCCGCGTCCGTCGTGCGCAAAATCTGGCTGCCACTCCCAACAACAACCGCAGTTGTTGAGCCCGTGAATTGGATGTCTTCGTAGAAGCGTAATCTGGTTTCGCTGACGGGCGCAGTCCATGTCGCGCCTGCATTGGTGGAACGTATTATCTTGCCGTCCGACCCCACTGCGCACGTGATGCTGCCTGAGGTAGCGATGGCGTACAGAGTCTTTGCAGTACCCGAAGGGACTGACTCCCATGTCGATCCGCCGTTTGTGGTTTTGTACAGCACTCCCGAGGATCCGACGACCCAGATAGTCGATGCATCGACAAAGCGAACATCATTCAAAGTCTCGCTAATCTGGAAATGCTGTTTCGTCCAGGTCACACCGGCATCAGTTGAACGTATCACCGTGCGATTCTCGCCAACCACAAGAACTGTGTTGGCATCTTGAGCATAGAGGCTTGTCATGGAACTGATCGGAGGCTGGGTTGTGGTAGTCCACCCCGCCTGGCGAGAGAAAAGTTCTTCTGAACAGAAAAGGAACAGGCCGAGAAGCAGTAGTTTCTTCATGGGAATGCCTCCAATGTCCATTGCACACAATTTGTCAGAGATCTTCCATGAACCGGGAAAGCCCCTGGCCATCCAGGACTTCATCAGGTTGCCTGGTTCAACGTGTTCATAGAGTGCCGAATGCCTGAACCGTTCCGCATGCTGTATTCGGTGCGCGGATACGAAACAGTAGGGAACTTCTTAACCGCGGTAGGAATCGATTCGCGGCCATAGATAATTTGGAGGATCTTGCCGCGCTCAGCATCGAGGTCGCCATAGAGGCGAAGGGTCGTGGTGTACACGCTCATTATCACAGGCAGTCGCAATGCTGGCAACATATCGAGCTTCAGCTTTCCAGATGCGATGCTGTAACGAATGAGCGGAAGTGCCAGGATGCAGCACAAGAGTACAAACTTACGAAGATTGAGAGGAGTAAAGGTCCGGTCGAGGATCAAATGAAGTGCTTGCTTATGCGTAGAGGTGGACTTCACAGTACACCTGCTTAATGAAAAGCGTCAATTACCGACTACGGTGCGAGGAGGGGGACGGATCAGGTGCTTCCGTGATGCAAAACTACACTTCTTCAAACTGAAAGGCAACAGCTGCGGCGCACAAAATGAAGGGACTATCTCCCTTGCACACAAGGAAAGTAGTCGGGATCCACGTCGACGGTCTTTCCCAGGCGCTCAATATCAGAAACCGGGACGACCAGGATGGTCAAAATCTGTGGAGATTAGTGATATTCAATCCGGTTGCTCGTCTGGTCACTTGCACTTGTCGGCGGGATAGCTGTAGTCAATACCATCGATTTTGACATTGAAACTCGTCACTACGTGGATTGTGTAGTCGTTCTTAATGTTCGTCCAATCAAGATTGTGCGACTCTCCTGCCGTGGAGACCGCCGACGAGAATGAGACCTGACCCTGAAGGTTTTCCGTCTGCGCTCTACCGTTCTTCCACATGTGATTGATACTCACATTGAAACCGGAAACGGTGAAACAAACGGACTGGGATGACGGATCCGCAGGATTATCTTTGCTACATGAAATACACGACACGACAAACAGGATGAATGCCGCTGCTTTTGCCAACACAACTAACTCATTCTTCATTGCTTTGTTCCTCTTCGTTTGAAAGCGGGGGTTACGTTATCCCCGATCGCGTGAACAAGTCCGGATCTTCTCTCCGGCTGCGCAGAGCAGCGAACCTCGACATCCACTATCGTGCAAGCACCATTTTCCTTGTCTCGATGAAACCGCTCCTGCCATCGCCGGGAAGAGGCCGGACTTCAAGCCGACAGAAGTAGATCCCGCTCGGGAATCCAGATGCGTCCCATCTGACAGCATGAGATCCTGGCATCCGAATTCCATCAACAAGTGTTGAGACTTCCCGGCCGAGGAGATCATACACTTTGATCGTAACGAAGCTATGAGCCAACAGCTGAAAGCTAATGGCTGTTTCCGGGTTGAACGGATTTGGATAATTCTGATGAAGGTGAAACTGGACGCGCTGAGTCGAGGGTTGATCCTCAACGGAGGTCCCAGGCGATCCGACAAACCAGGGAATCGCCGTTGGATCAGTTTTGAAGAAGCTGAGCAGGAGGTTGGCTACCTTCGCCTGTCCACTGGAGGAGGGATGAGTCCCATCAGCCTGACAATCACCGCATTGCCAGATGAAGCGATCAACACGCGGCGTCATTCCGTCAGCCCACAGGTACGGACCCCATGAAAGCCATGGAGCCCTTGTACGTGATCCCGAGAATGCGAGCGACGTGTCCCCGCCGATTTGTCTCTCGATCATCCATTTGACTGCAAACCCCGATTCATACGCATAGGGCTCAGGGTTCAACGTGGACGTCGCATAACCAGCATACGTACGGCTCGAGACATAAGTGATTTTCAGGTTGGGATACCGGGATTTCAACAGGCGCACGATGTTCTCCAATTCGCTCTGAAGCAGAAGTGCGTGCGTAGGAAACGCCTGCGTCGGATTCGCATCAGCCTCCTTGAGCCAGACGATCTGGACCTGTTGATTGCCAACGCCGGCGGCCAAGAGACGCCGTTCAACTTCAACCCAGAAACCCGCAGACGGGTCCGCAATGAGCGCGGCAGTTTGTCCCCCCTGCGCTCCGTCGACAATCATAAGCTTCGGATTCTTGTTTGGATCCTTGTCTGCGATCGATTTGAACGCGGAAAACTCCTGCGTTGTGTTGGACATCCCGATCGAAAGCAGGACGATCCTGCCCTGGACGGGATCGACAGTCCCTGAACGGTCCAATGGCTGTATCTGGCGGGCAAACGCTCTCCCACAGGTATCATGTACCCACGGCCGTTCGTTTCTCCCCCCGAGATACAATCCTCCGGAGTATCCTTTATACGTATCAGAGCCGAGTTCGGTAATCGGTTTGAACCCGACGGACACCCCCCAGCAGTTCTGGGCAACAGCAGAAGGAGCTGCCACCAGTAACAGAAGGCAGAAGAATGCAATAGCGAGCAAGATTTTCTTTCCGACTGTGTCGTCGATCATGAGAAGGTACGCTGGATACCGGTGCGGAGTTGGAACTGACAAAGCTACGGCTGTTCGCTCTGAAAAGCAACCAAGTCCTGCGACGAGAGACATCGCGGCAAACGTGCAGCCCGAAAACAAAAAGGGCCGGAGATGCGCTCCGGCCCATACGATGACGAATTGATCGGACCAAGCGAGGCACTATTTCACCGCATTGATCCTCTTGTTGATCTTCTCGACGCTCTGCCTGGCAGTCGCAGAGGCAGGATTCTCCTTGTCGTTTCCTAGTGCTTCCAGAGCAGGGATCACGGATGCGTCGCCGATATCTCCCAGAACCAACGCGGCGTAATTTCTGACCGATTCATTCGGATCCTTGAGGATTTCTTTGACGACGGCCATCGCGTCTCCCCTCCCTTTGCCATACCACCGGATGGTCGAGAGCGATGTGAACCTGGTGGATGTGAATGTCTGGTCTTTCACCATCTCCATTGCGACGGCAACAGCCTGAGCAGTATCCAGCGTGCCGAGGGCATTCAACGCAAAGCCAGCAACGATGTTTTGGCGCGAGGGGACGGTGAGATACCGCTTCACAACTGGCAAAGCGTGTGCCGAATCCACTTTCGCAATCGATGCAAGTGCGCGGCCGAAGACCTGGTAACTTGAATCGTTGAGCGCGCCATTCAGGACTTGAGTGACATCATTTCCTCTCAACCATCGCAATGCGCCGGCAGCAACGGCCCGGACCTCCGACCGCTTGTCTTTGATCGCTGCGAAGAGCGCGGACTTTGCGGCAGGTCTCAACGAATCGTACTTGGCCAATGCCTGGGAGATTTGTGAAGCCGCGTCGCGTCGCACCGCCCAGAACGAATCGTGCAGCATCCGGTCTATGAACACGGAGAAGACATCCCCTTCCTTCTGCATCCGTGCGAGCGCCTGAATTCCGAGGATCCTGTCAACAAGGCTCGTCGCCGACATGGCCTGGTACTTCCATTCGTCAAACGATTTCTCGAATTTCAGCTGCTTGATCAACCAATCTCCCTTGTCAAAAATCACCAGGGAAGGCCTCGAAGCAACAGGAAGCATGTAGGTCGAGTCCTTCGTGAGAATCTCAATCCTATGAGTTGTCGCTCCCGCAGACGTGGTGATCTCGATGTCCACCGGCATGCGGAACACTCCGGTCAGGCTGTCGGTTTTCTGCGTCTGGCGAACGTTAAGCGCTATGTGTTTCGCAGATTCATCCCATTGATACGATACGGCGAAAACCGGATGGCCCGCCTTGTAGACCCACTGATCGAAAAACCATTGAAGATTCTGACCGGTGCTCTCTTCGATCGCGATTTTGAGATCGTTTGTTTCCACAGGCTGGAACGCGTGTTTCGTGATGTAGTGCTTGATTGCCCGATGGTAGAGGTCGTCGCCGAGCAGAAAGCGAAGCATGTGGAGGACAGCGGCCCCCCGTGGATACACGTTTTCGCCATACGACTCAACGCTGACGATGGGCTTCCGTCCACGTGTCGTATCCACGACAACTCCAGCCTGCTGGTTCTGATACAACGTGTAGTCAAACTCATCCTGGCCGAGAAACATCCGGTGGAACAATGGATCATAGTAGCTGGCAAAGCTCTCGTTGAGCCACATGTGGCGAAAGTCCCGGCACGTCACGAGATCCCCCCACCACTGGTGCACGAGCTCATGGGCAAGCAGACTCGTGGAAGGATTGTCAATTCGTCCCCGCGCGTCGGAAACAGCCCAGGTGTCAGAGAGTGTTGTCGCCGAGGTATTTTCCATCCCGCCGAAATGATCTTGAAGAATGATCTGTGCGTATTTTTCCCACGGATAGTCAAACCCGATCGTTTCGTTGAAAAACTTTATCATCGCTGGGGTGTACTTGAAGCTCGCCCGGCCGTTCGTCGTGTCGTCCGTATATACCCAGTACTCAAGAGGAAGCTTGCCGAGGTTATCGCGCAGGATGGTGTATTCCCCTGCCGCGATCATGATCAGGTAGGAAGAATGCGGTTTCGTTTCCTTCCAATGAAATGTCTTCGTCTTTTCCTTCTTGTTTTCTGTGACACTGATCAGCTTGCCGTTCGACAGGAACGAGTATCGCGCGTCCACCGTACCGATGACTTCGGACGTCGATTTGTCATTGGGATAATCGTAGCACGGGAACCAGAAGTGATTGGTCGTTTCTTCGCCCTGCGACCAGATCTGAGACCGCTTGCCGGGTATGGCCCCGCTGGTATTGTTGAATGTAAGTCCCTGCTTCGGAGTGCACGAATATTCAATGGATACCTTGAGTGTATCACGGTATGAGTGCGGCTTGTCGAACTCGATGGAGACACTTGAAGTGGTGGACGTGAACTTCAGGTCTTTTCCCTTCGCATCTTTGACACTCTTAATCTTCATTTCACCGGCATCGAATACTGCCGTTTTCAGAGCGGGGAGCAACGGGACAAAGGTGGTCGTCACCTTCCCTTCGACCGATTTTGCAGAATCGTTTAGCTTGATCTCGATCTTGTAGTGAAGCACATCGTAGGTCCGGTTCGGCGTCTCACCGGGGTCCTTTGGAGAAAAGATCTCCTGCGCGGGAGCCACCGAGATGACGAGGAGAAATAAAATGAGAGAAACGAAAGACTTCATGCTGACTCCTGTTTGATGAAGAATTGACATTCGAATGAAATCTAGGTGAAGATGCCGCCGCAATCAAGAGGCGGGGTGGGACATTTGTGAAATGCCTTCGGTACACGTTAACGAAACAGCGGACAAGCTTAGCTGGGTTATTGTATTCCGTATTCCGCAGCTCGTTTGACATGGAAGAGATCAACGTGCCGATCACGCGGCAGCCAGAGCTGCACCAGTCCCGTTCCTTCCGGCCCGCCAAAGTTTTTCACCCACGCGCCCGCCATGCCATTCTCGTCGCGGGCGAGGACGCTGGAGACCTGACCGGGATCCACCCAGCCGAGTCCAACCCACCAGCCCTGAAGTCCCCATTTTCCCCCTTCCGCTGTGACGCTTGACGCATACCATCCGATCCCTTCGAGACTCTTCCCGGGATACTGGATCCCGAGTATTTTCTGCGAAACCGAATAGTCGATACCGAGCATCTTCCCCGTTGAATCGCGCTTCCATGCAATCGGGTCCGGACCGAGCCAGACCACTTTGCCGCCCGCATCCAGATATTTCCGTATGAGCGCGTTCGGTGATTCTTCTTTGACCAGGGCTTCGGGAACCCGATGTTCTGCGAACACGACGACGCTCCCGCGATTAGGACCAAGCCGCTCCTTCATGAACTCCTCCAGCCCTTTCGAATCAACGACCGTGTATCCAACCTGCTTGAAGTAGTCGCGAATCCATTCATCCGCACCTCCAGAGAACCATTTTCCGGCTCCCGGTTTGGAATCCCAGAAGACCACCCTTTCCGGAGAAGCGGCCGTTGTGTCCGGCGCAGTCGATCCCTTCAAGGCATACATGGTTCCATCGTCACTTCCGAAAAAGACCATACCGTCTGACAGGACCGGAGAAGAGAAGATGCGATCGTTGGTTTTGAACCGCCATTGTTCTGTTCCGCTCACACGGTCAAGCGCGAACAGGTTTCCATCGTTCGATCCGAAATAGACCATCGGCCCGGCGACCGCCGCGGAAGACCAGACCGGGCCGTTTGTCTTGAACCTCCAGACTTCCTTCCCTGATGATTGATCGAGGCTCTGGAGAAACTGCGCATCGGAGCTGCCGGCGAATACCCTGCCATCAGCGATGGCCGGAGTTGAGAGGACCCACGATACCGCATGGTCGTTCACCCACTTCTGCTCTCCCCGTTCGAGGTCAAGCGCATACAGGAAACCATCCCGGCATCCGACTGTCACGATTCCGTTCGCGATGGAGGGGGACGAAACAACCGCCGATCGGTCGAAACCAAAATCCTCGATCTTCAGTGACGCACCCTTCGTGGCGAATTTCCATTTCATCGACCCGTCTTTCGCGTCCAATGCAAGTACGTAGCCGCTCATCGTCCCTACGATCACAAGGTTATTGGCAACTGCGGGCGTAGAACGGATCCGCGATCCGGCAGGATGTTTCCAGAGCATCCTCTTCGTCCTGGTATCGAACGCGTAGATATTGCCGTCACCGCTCCCGATGAACAGAGAATTTCCGACAACCGTCGGTGAGGAAAGATAGTAGTCGAAACCGTTTCGGTACTCCAGGTCCTTTCCCATCTTGAATTTCCAGATTTCTTTGCCGTTGACCGCGTCAAGCGCGTACAAATGCGGATCCCTGCTGGTGAAGTAGACCAGCCCATGCGCCACGGCAGGGGATGAATGAATCGCCCCTCCTGTCTTGAAGTGCCAACGCTCTTTCCCCGAACCTGCATCCACCGCGTAGAAGAAGCCGTCTCCGCTTCCGAAATAGAGGACGTTGTTCGACAACGCCGGTGTGCTTCTCACGGGTCCGTCCGTCTTGAATGTGAACCTGACCCCCTCGAGGCGATGTAACGGTTTGACGTCGTATACGCCGGTGTGCTGCGGATTTGACTGCAGCATTATTGGCCGATCTGCCCCGGCCATCGCTGGTTGCTCCGAAGAAGCTGCCGCATTCACCATCAGGAGAACTGTGAGCAATCGCATCATTTGTTTGCGCCTTTCTGAGTTCAAGAAGATACGTCGTGCGTTCTCATTGTCTTCGATCATACTTTGGAACCCACAAGCGAGCAACCATCGGACCGTTTACGCGAAAGATATTTGCCAGGGTTCGACAATCGAGGAGTGCGGGAGGGACTCATCTTTCGCAAATACGCCACAATCGACCCAGAGTTGCAGGATTGGGAATCTAATTCAGAAGCGAATTGCCCCAACCAGAGCCTTCATTCGTTGAGAGATCCTGACACGGCTATGTGTCGCCCGAATGGCGTTCGGGAATTACTCACGAACAAGACAGCGATGCTGACCAAAGCACCGATACCACCACTTGAAATGTTGTGCTGGTCGATCGCAGGCGGTCGTGCTGATGCGGGTGCGTTTTCAACACCGAGAAGCGGTGTGCGTACAATCACCAACGCGCGCATATGGTTTCTTAGCTTGGGAGGAGGCTCGCTGTCAGAATTTCGTCTTGTTTGAATCCCTATTACGCATTACCTTTGTCGGCAGTTGAACCTTTTTTCTCAGAACACCGCTTCCTCC
This genomic window contains:
- a CDS encoding T9SS type A sorting domain-containing protein, translated to MIDDTVGKKILLAIAFFCLLLLVAAPSAVAQNCWGVSVGFKPITELGSDTYKGYSGGLYLGGRNERPWVHDTCGRAFARQIQPLDRSGTVDPVQGRIVLLSIGMSNTTQEFSAFKSIADKDPNKNPKLMIVDGAQGGQTAALIADPSAGFWVEVERRLLAAGVGNQQVQIVWLKEADANPTQAFPTHALLLQSELENIVRLLKSRYPNLKITYVSSRTYAGYATSTLNPEPYAYESGFAVKWMIERQIGGDTSLAFSGSRTRAPWLSWGPYLWADGMTPRVDRFIWQCGDCQADGTHPSSSGQAKVANLLLSFFKTDPTAIPWFVGSPGTSVEDQPSTQRVQFHLHQNYPNPFNPETAISFQLLAHSFVTIKVYDLLGREVSTLVDGIRMPGSHAVRWDASGFPSGIYFCRLEVRPLPGDGRSGFIETRKMVLAR
- a CDS encoding M1 family aminopeptidase, coding for MKSFVSLILFLLVISVAPAQEIFSPKDPGETPNRTYDVLHYKIEIKLNDSAKSVEGKVTTTFVPLLPALKTAVFDAGEMKIKSVKDAKGKDLKFTSTTSSVSIEFDKPHSYRDTLKVSIEYSCTPKQGLTFNNTSGAIPGKRSQIWSQGEETTNHFWFPCYDYPNDKSTSEVIGTVDARYSFLSNGKLISVTENKKEKTKTFHWKETKPHSSYLIMIAAGEYTILRDNLGKLPLEYWVYTDDTTNGRASFKYTPAMIKFFNETIGFDYPWEKYAQIILQDHFGGMENTSATTLSDTWAVSDARGRIDNPSTSLLAHELVHQWWGDLVTCRDFRHMWLNESFASYYDPLFHRMFLGQDEFDYTLYQNQQAGVVVDTTRGRKPIVSVESYGENVYPRGAAVLHMLRFLLGDDLYHRAIKHYITKHAFQPVETNDLKIAIEESTGQNLQWFFDQWVYKAGHPVFAVSYQWDESAKHIALNVRQTQKTDSLTGVFRMPVDIEITTSAGATTHRIEILTKDSTYMLPVASRPSLVIFDKGDWLIKQLKFEKSFDEWKYQAMSATSLVDRILGIQALARMQKEGDVFSVFIDRMLHDSFWAVRRDAASQISQALAKYDSLRPAAKSALFAAIKDKRSEVRAVAAGALRWLRGNDVTQVLNGALNDSSYQVFGRALASIAKVDSAHALPVVKRYLTVPSRQNIVAGFALNALGTLDTAQAVAVAMEMVKDQTFTSTRFTSLSTIRWYGKGRGDAMAVVKEILKDPNESVRNYAALVLGDIGDASVIPALEALGNDKENPASATARQSVEKINKRINAVK
- a CDS encoding YCF48-related protein, with protein sequence MKKLLLLGLFLFCSEELFSRQAGWTTTTQPPISSMTSLYAQDANTVLVVGENRTVIRSTDAGVTWTKQHFQISETLNDVRFVDASTIWVVGSSGVLYKTTNGGSTWESVPSGTAKTLYAIATSGSITCAVGSDGKIIRSTNAGATWTAPVSETRLRFYEDIQFTGSTTAVVVGSGSQILRTTDAGSTWSNISLGTSWVKEVSFANSLLGWAVGITASYISITDDIFYGISTNIQGKRSSVWKTTDGGQTWGVGVLPTTNWLDGVHFVDANTGWIVGEGGAILKTADGGTTWNTQTSGTTVRLSSVCFFDNQKGIAIGPSGTILRTTDGGTSWTSVASGTSKNLISVALSSPQLGIAVGEGGTILKTTDGGASWQSLSGGNSTWLYSLCAIGSLDGWAVGTNGTILRTTDGGTTWILKNSGTTDYLQAASFVDKQTGWAVGSTNVFRTDDGGESWTKTWTSSGQYFGAVSFVDKNSGWMAGYKGAYPYEGVIVKTLDGGRVWSEQVIPSSRKLNALRFLDASTGYAVGDSGTILRTTNAGDTWVSAVSGATTTLVSVGFANTSTGWAVGYEGTILKTTDGGKSWGLQSTNATSSSSFYGIHPVSESVAWIAAYGAVLKTNNGGGAAMFTPKPVTPAPNALGVLSGTSFQWNRSVGASTYRLQISNSISFSSAVVDKSGIADTAYVVANLEPTATYYWRVRAEYSGGTSFWSKVQRFETLGITWRNQSVSSYAYLMGVHFVTPSTGWVVGNSGVILKTSNGGKNWNVQNGAGSVYLNSVFFADSLTGWAAGESGKLFVTRDGGSTWISQATGVTQTLNRVRFLNPSKGWIAAGGGVVLRTTDGGSTWLASSTGSSEYVYSVFSLDGSTVWAVDRNGVYKSSDGGATWVKNTTVSYTADMFFTSPQKGWVLAQRGFYRTTNGGVSWLWSEAGTNADLKGLWFLDSLRGWAVGTSGAMVYTADGGATWQTRTSGTTNYLYGLCFVNDSTGWAVGSSTILKATKSPGVGSSTPLILAPANQATSVGLNPTLSWAAVSNATSYRVQVCRYSWYEGFTWIDSSGILSASFTLASLSTETQYYWRVAAYDNDGISNWSEVWSFKTKSLTPSAPLLCGPVNNSTGTPSNVTLYWNRVEDATSYRMQISTLQSFASTFIDQTVSDTSYLANGLSASTEYFWHVRASVGGMSSAYSTTWKFTTIIVGPPMPSLAAPPNQSVSVPLNSTLRWNRSVGAASYRVQLSSTADFSALLFDKSVADTVCPATGLIANTTYYWRVNATDSTGTCKWAGAWSFVTSATGWVKTSGTYGLSMSVTFVDQSLGWMSTYSGDILKTTDGGSSWTTQTSGTSSVLYSICFVNSSVGWAAGSKGVIVKTSNGGTQWMPQTSGTAQDIKDIDFVDTQTGWAVTQDGLVLKTTDGGSSWNSQTVPTTTYLNGVDAIDPQRAYVVGASVVFKTTDGGATWISQAIDAFAYLMDVFFLNSQLGWTVGADARMLKTTDGGASWVSQSPPTLNWLTGIRFIDASRGWAVGWNGTVMKTTDGGTTWGLQRTGSTGSFYALHCLDTAKVWAVGSGLYKTNDGGGPMLFPSNLVVPSNGAKNVSLTPALTWTGVPNAVSYQVQVSYYANFTPVLLTVNTLSSVTTPIGPLSLDKTHYWRVIATLNDSLKLVSAAGQFSTIRTTQAERLDGVPSEFALYHNYPNPFNPSTRIQFDIPHTSFVTLKVYTALGVEVATLVSSELSAGRFEAVWNAGNVSSGIYFYRIQAGTYTHTRKMVLLR